A part of Helicobacter himalayensis genomic DNA contains:
- a CDS encoding class I SAM-dependent methyltransferase: MKCILCRSAHTQEIEHISKDVLANLYQKSFSIDIENILQTNLIYWHCENCDLRFFSREEGSIPTGDNDFYNALNQLAWYYMSEKHEYHYARDFITSHSNVLEVGCGKAAFASFLPEGARYVGLEFSTQAKDMAQKAGIEIQNISIEEFSKTHIGEFDVSCSFQVLEHVGNPYKFLNAQIACLRNSQVTGGGHKKYLIIAVPSEESFLTDCVNGILNMPPHHVSRFSDKTLQTIAQIFSLRLVNIYHEQVQSEHKIFYKNVVWAKFFLKPTLIDTSLKRKVLNQIGRLGKYLIKIPNNVYGHTAVAVYEV, translated from the coding sequence ATGAAGTGTATATTATGTCGAAGCGCACATACACAAGAAATTGAGCATATCTCAAAAGATGTTCTTGCTAATCTTTATCAAAAAAGCTTTTCTATTGATATAGAAAATATTTTGCAAACAAATTTGATTTATTGGCATTGTGAAAATTGCGATTTAAGGTTTTTTAGCAGAGAGGAAGGTAGTATTCCAACAGGTGATAATGACTTTTATAATGCGCTTAATCAGCTTGCTTGGTATTATATGTCTGAAAAACATGAGTATCATTATGCTAGAGATTTTATTACTTCACATTCTAATGTCCTAGAAGTTGGGTGTGGTAAAGCTGCATTTGCAAGTTTTTTGCCAGAGGGTGCGCGCTATGTAGGATTGGAATTTAGCACACAAGCTAAGGATATGGCACAAAAAGCAGGTATTGAAATTCAAAATATCTCTATTGAAGAATTTTCCAAAACACATATTGGAGAGTTTGATGTGAGTTGTAGCTTTCAAGTTCTTGAACATGTGGGTAATCCTTATAAGTTTTTAAACGCACAAATTGCGTGCTTAAGAAATTCTCAGGTAACGGGGGGGGGGCATAAGAAGTATTTAATAATTGCCGTTCCAAGCGAAGAATCTTTTCTCACTGATTGTGTGAATGGGATTTTAAATATGCCCCCTCACCATGTTTCGCGCTTTAGCGATAAAACGCTTCAAACTATCGCTCAAATTTTTTCCTTACGGCTTGTTAATATCTATCACGAACAAGTGCAATCAGAACATAAAATTTTTTACAAAAACGTAGTCTGGGCAAAATTTTTTCTCAAACCTACACTTATTGACACAAGTTTAAAGCGTAAAGTTCTCAATCAAATTGGGCGGCTTGGCAAATATTTAATCAAAATCCCAAATAATGTATATGGACATACGGCAGTTGCTGTGTATGAGGTTTAA
- a CDS encoding FeoA family protein, translating to MTLYEGKKGNSYKIIALKTTDTAIKYRLISMGIYKNAQIKLYNHTLKKSTLSVLVGGVQVALRNSEAREIEVCAL from the coding sequence ATGACTTTATATGAAGGAAAAAAAGGAAATAGCTATAAAATAATCGCGCTAAAAACCACAGACACCGCGATAAAATACCGCCTCATCTCAATGGGAATCTACAAAAACGCACAAATAAAGCTCTACAACCACACGCTTAAAAAATCCACGCTCTCCGTGCTTGTAGGTGGCGTGCAGGTGGCATTGCGCAATAGCGAAGCGCGTGAAATTGAAGTATGCGCGCTTTAA
- a CDS encoding polyprenyl synthetase family protein yields MQAKEKITQTMQAMIGACENDIINELFSHLQSGKMLRSKLVFAILEKLDSARVGQSYGYESSKSSKQILESAITLCAIIELIQSASLLHDDVIDNATTRRAKLSLNARFGNKNAIMLGDVLYAKAFYELSKFQPQIAQSLSESVVRLSIGEIEDVFMAQNFNENLARYLQMCEYKTAWLIAASAECAALLAGLTQKECTQFKEYGRNLGIAFQIIDDVLDATQSAEVLGKPSMSDFSEGKSTLPFIYLFSRAPDSVKKELLGLFRKELDSAQIAWLKENFARYECIKDSIALAKSYAQKALDSIKDKNNPTLESLAKSMIEREF; encoded by the coding sequence ATGCAAGCAAAAGAGAAAATCACACAAACAATGCAAGCGATGATAGGCGCGTGTGAAAATGACATTATAAACGAGCTTTTTTCGCATTTGCAAAGTGGTAAAATGTTGCGCTCAAAGCTTGTATTTGCGATTTTAGAAAAGTTAGATTCTGCGCGCGTGGGACAAAGCTATGGCTATGAATCTAGCAAATCTAGCAAGCAAATCTTAGAATCTGCTATCACACTTTGTGCGATTATCGAGCTTATACAAAGTGCTTCGCTTCTGCACGATGATGTGATTGATAATGCCACCACAAGGCGCGCAAAGCTTTCACTCAACGCGCGTTTTGGTAATAAAAATGCCATTATGCTTGGCGATGTGCTGTATGCGAAGGCTTTTTATGAGCTTAGTAAATTTCAGCCCCAAATTGCGCAAAGCCTTTCAGAATCTGTCGTGAGACTTTCTATTGGTGAGATTGAAGATGTTTTTATGGCGCAGAATTTTAATGAGAATCTTGCGCGTTATTTGCAAATGTGTGAGTATAAAACTGCGTGGCTCATTGCTGCGAGTGCGGAGTGTGCGGCACTTTTGGCAGGATTGACGCAAAAAGAATGCACGCAATTTAAGGAATATGGACGCAATCTAGGCATTGCGTTTCAAATCATTGATGATGTTTTAGATGCGACACAAAGCGCGGAAGTTTTGGGAAAGCCCTCTATGAGTGATTTTAGCGAAGGCAAAAGCACACTGCCTTTTATTTATCTTTTTTCTCGCGCGCCAGATTCTGTCAAAAAAGAACTTTTGGGGCTTTTTAGAAAAGAGCTAGATTCTGCGCAAATTGCGTGGCTTAAGGAAAATTTCGCGCGCTATGAGTGCATAAAAGACAGTATTGCGCTAGCAAAATCCTACGCCCAAAAAGCGCTAGATTCTATCAAGGATAAAAATAATCCAACTTTAGAATCGCTTGCTAAAAGTATGATTGAGAGGGAATTTTAA
- the tkt gene encoding transketolase gives MKTHEIAPSDIPQLAKMANTLRFLCADMVQRANSGHPGAPLGLADIAVVLSLYIRLNPSNLTWLNRDRIIFSGGHASALVYSLLHLWGFEVSLEDLQNFRKLDSKTPGHPEFSHTPGVEVTTGPLGQGIANAVGMAMASKYAKNTLGKNTSGQEVINHNVFCFCGDGDLQEGISYEACSLAGKHKLENFILIYDSNNISIEGAVSEAFDENIPQRFKAQGFEVFECDGHNFVSINNALKDALDSKLPSIIIAHTTIAKGALSLEGSHKSHGAPLGEEIIAQAKQSVGFDPNKTFEIPNDCLLRFRNVAEVGALANLQWENALDSVMRERITQMLDFDKVEFPRFELGRAIATRVSNGEILNAIAKAVPGFLGGSADLAPSNNTELKGESDFPNGRNFHFGIREHAMGAICNGIANYGLFAPFCATFFVFSDYLTPSIRIASLMRARVFYVFTHDSIGVGEDGATHQPIEQLSHLRAMPNLLVFRPSDANENAVCWEVALKYKVPSAFILSRQNLAVISNPNVAQVAKGAYILRECKGGKPQITLIASGSEVELALKTQEILESQNIATRVVSAPSYDLLVKQDKDYIDSLFDSSKVLAIEAARGLEWYKFAHCVFGIEGFGASGRGDALFARFGFEAQNIANKAKELL, from the coding sequence ATGAAAACACACGAAATAGCACCCTCAGACATTCCACAACTTGCAAAAATGGCTAATACCTTGCGTTTTTTATGTGCAGATATGGTGCAAAGGGCAAACAGCGGACACCCCGGCGCCCCACTAGGACTTGCGGATATTGCGGTGGTTTTAAGCCTTTATATCCGCCTAAATCCGAGCAACCTCACTTGGCTTAATCGCGATAGGATTATTTTCAGTGGTGGGCACGCAAGCGCGCTTGTGTATAGTTTGTTACACTTGTGGGGCTTTGAGGTGAGTTTGGAAGATTTGCAAAATTTTAGAAAGTTAGATTCCAAAACGCCCGGACACCCGGAGTTTTCACATACGCCCGGTGTTGAAGTTACCACAGGACCGCTGGGGCAAGGTATCGCAAACGCCGTAGGTATGGCAATGGCGTCAAAATACGCTAAAAACACACTTGGCAAAAATACAAGTGGGCAAGAAGTTATCAATCACAATGTGTTTTGTTTCTGCGGTGATGGAGATTTGCAGGAGGGCATAAGCTATGAAGCCTGTTCGCTTGCAGGAAAACACAAGCTGGAGAATTTCATTTTAATTTATGATAGTAATAATATTAGCATTGAAGGCGCGGTGAGCGAGGCATTTGATGAAAATATCCCGCAAAGATTTAAGGCGCAAGGCTTTGAAGTGTTTGAATGCGATGGACATAATTTTGTAAGTATCAATAACGCGCTTAAAGATGCGCTAGATTCTAAACTTCCTAGCATTATCATCGCGCATACGACCATCGCTAAGGGCGCTTTGAGTTTAGAAGGTAGCCACAAATCCCATGGTGCGCCTTTAGGCGAAGAGATTATCGCGCAAGCAAAGCAAAGCGTAGGATTTGACCCAAATAAGACTTTTGAAATTCCAAACGATTGTTTATTGCGCTTTAGGAATGTCGCTGAAGTTGGCGCACTAGCGAACTTGCAGTGGGAAAATGCGCTAGATTCTGTAATGAGAGAGAGAATCACGCAAATGCTTGATTTTGACAAAGTAGAATTTCCACGCTTCGAGCTTGGAAGGGCGATTGCCACGCGTGTGAGCAATGGCGAGATTTTAAATGCCATTGCAAAGGCAGTGCCGGGATTTTTAGGTGGAAGTGCGGATTTAGCCCCGAGCAACAATACCGAATTAAAAGGAGAATCTGACTTCCCAAATGGGCGTAATTTTCACTTTGGCATACGCGAGCACGCTATGGGCGCGATTTGCAATGGCATTGCAAATTATGGATTGTTTGCGCCATTTTGCGCGACTTTTTTTGTCTTTAGTGATTACCTCACGCCAAGCATTCGAATCGCGAGCCTTATGCGCGCACGGGTGTTTTATGTCTTCACTCACGATAGTATAGGTGTTGGAGAAGATGGCGCAACCCATCAGCCAATCGAGCAACTCTCGCATTTACGCGCAATGCCAAATTTACTTGTTTTCCGCCCAAGCGATGCAAATGAAAATGCTGTGTGCTGGGAAGTAGCGTTAAAATACAAAGTCCCAAGCGCGTTTATTTTGAGTCGACAGAATCTCGCAGTGATTAGCAATCCAAATGTCGCGCAGGTGGCAAAAGGCGCGTATATCCTGCGTGAGTGCAAGGGTGGAAAGCCACAAATTACGCTTATTGCAAGTGGTAGCGAGGTGGAGCTTGCGTTGAAAACTCAAGAGATTTTAGAATCTCAAAACATCGCAACGCGCGTGGTGAGCGCACCAAGCTATGATTTGTTGGTTAAACAAGACAAGGATTATATTGATTCTTTGTTTGATTCTAGCAAAGTGCTTGCGATTGAGGCGGCAAGGGGGCTAGAGTGGTATAAATTTGCGCATTGCGTTTTTGGGATTGAAGGCTTTGGGGCAAGTGGGAGGGGCGATGCACTCTTTGCGCGCTTTGGCTTTGAAGCACAAAATATCGCAAACAAAGCAAAAGAGCTCCTATAA
- a CDS encoding flavin reductase family protein: MIFPLSLKTPLQNFKLLSHCLVPRPIAWVSSLNNNGSINLAPFSFFSVVSLEPVILSLCLMKKSDGLPKDTLQNARAHQKLSISIPSPAQERLVQECSRELDFGVSEAAEFGIDLEVLHSTYPPVPKGIKVAFFCEFHSVLDFASATDTLLVELKEIYVNDVLCNEGLDFEFDALARSGRGFKNLAP; encoded by the coding sequence ATGATTTTTCCACTTTCCTTAAAAACACCTTTGCAGAATTTTAAACTCTTAAGCCATTGCCTTGTCCCGCGTCCTATTGCGTGGGTTTCAAGCCTCAATAATAATGGCAGTATCAACCTTGCGCCTTTTAGCTTTTTTAGCGTGGTGAGCTTAGAGCCAGTGATTTTAAGTCTTTGTCTGATGAAAAAAAGCGATGGATTGCCAAAAGACACCTTGCAAAATGCGCGCGCACATCAAAAACTCTCTATCAGTATTCCAAGCCCTGCACAAGAAAGGCTTGTGCAGGAATGCTCTAGGGAGCTGGATTTTGGCGTAAGTGAGGCAGCAGAGTTTGGCATTGATTTAGAAGTTTTGCACAGCACCTATCCGCCTGTGCCAAAGGGTATCAAAGTCGCGTTTTTCTGCGAATTTCATAGTGTGCTAGATTTTGCTAGCGCGACAGACACTTTACTTGTAGAGTTAAAAGAAATTTATGTAAATGACGTGCTTTGTAATGAGGGCTTAGATTTTGAATTTGATGCGCTTGCAAGAAGTGGGCGAGGCTTTAAGAATCTAGCCCCTTAA
- a CDS encoding glycosyltransferase family 9 protein, whose amino-acid sequence MDSKLVATILLRMPNWLGDNVMCASSVQKLKDSFPNARFIIVGSEACRVFARDKRVEKVIVDTSKIYAKIQKNAHKQALQALAQSPARGRFLQGLRLRILYLAKFWQRNRIYATFILAQNACGAQISISFNNSFFGALFLFFARSKIRIGYGKNLRGLLLTHCYKIPCFTPLHQVQKYEFLLHEIIDSQILNALYPLCLPRGGENGFKDKNILQEFGEFKEANLNTPKYIGINPGAAFGSAKCWEESYFIEVIKFFLAQGHFVVLFGSDAMLSARINAGLEGFENEEYGLKNFIDLTNKTTLYELVDSLGALDLFITNDSGPMHIASALDTPFVSIFGPTDMSDTCGWNLEIAKKYFYENALAFGVDSQKKAKKPAIERENLVLTKNATILCKHLPCAPCKKRVCPLKHHQCMKDITPELVISTARQMQVV is encoded by the coding sequence GTGGATTCTAAACTTGTTGCAACCATTTTATTGCGTATGCCAAATTGGCTAGGAGATAACGTTATGTGTGCTTCTAGCGTGCAGAAGCTAAAAGATTCTTTCCCAAATGCGCGCTTTATAATCGTAGGAAGCGAGGCGTGTAGGGTGTTTGCGCGGGATAAAAGGGTGGAAAAAGTCATTGTTGATACAAGCAAAATCTACGCAAAAATACAAAAAAATGCTCACAAGCAAGCTTTGCAAGCTCTTGCACAAAGTCCTGCACGCGGTAGATTCTTACAAGGGCTAAGGCTTAGAATCTTGTACCTTGCGAAGTTTTGGCAAAGAAATAGAATCTACGCGACCTTTATTCTGGCGCAAAATGCCTGTGGTGCGCAAATTAGCATTAGCTTTAATAATAGTTTTTTTGGTGCGCTTTTTTTATTTTTTGCGCGTTCAAAAATCCGTATCGGCTATGGGAAAAATTTACGCGGACTGCTTCTTACACATTGCTATAAAATCCCGTGTTTTACGCCATTGCATCAAGTGCAGAAGTATGAATTTTTGCTTCACGAAATTATAGATTCTCAAATTTTAAACGCACTCTATCCTTTGTGCCTCCCCCGTGGTGGCGAAAATGGCTTTAAGGATAAAAATATTTTGCAAGAATTTGGGGAATTTAAAGAGGCAAATCTTAACACGCCGAAATATATCGGTATCAATCCCGGCGCTGCCTTTGGCAGCGCGAAGTGCTGGGAAGAATCGTATTTTATTGAAGTGATAAAGTTTTTTTTAGCACAGGGACATTTTGTCGTGCTTTTTGGTTCTGATGCGATGTTGAGTGCGCGCATAAATGCAGGGCTTGAAGGGTTTGAAAATGAGGAGTATGGGCTTAAAAATTTCATTGATTTAACCAACAAAACCACGCTTTATGAGTTGGTGGATTCTCTAGGCGCGCTTGATTTGTTTATCACCAACGATAGCGGTCCTATGCACATTGCTAGCGCGCTTGACACGCCTTTTGTTAGTATTTTTGGTCCCACGGATATGAGTGATACTTGCGGTTGGAATCTTGAAATTGCAAAAAAATATTTTTATGAAAATGCGCTGGCTTTTGGGGTGGATTCTCAAAAAAAAGCCAAAAAACCTGCGATTGAGCGCGAAAATCTTGTGCTTACAAAAAATGCCACCATTCTCTGTAAGCACCTGCCTTGTGCGCCGTGCAAGAAGCGCGTTTGTCCTTTAAAACATCATCAATGTATGAAAGACATCACACCCGAGCTTGTGATTTCTACTGCAAGGCAAATGCAGGTGGTGTGA
- the hisD gene encoding histidinol dehydrogenase, whose protein sequence is MKNLTPILHTQDSGFECAFKEILARGKMDIKEVSVKVQALLDEIKDEGVNALLRHVSAFDGWNPKNLEDLLIPSELCKKAYDVLDKDTKTALHSAFDRIYAFHEKQKEKTWIDIEQNGNILGQKLTPMQRAGLYIPGGKAAYPSSLLMNAIPAIVAGVEEIVVCTPTPHNQPNELLLCALHLCGIKKVYKVGGASAVGFMAYGDLAHNIKGVDVITGPGNIYVATAKKLVFGDVNIDMIAGPSEIGVIAQKGANARYIAWDLLSQAEHDELASAILLSDDLALIESVRAEITQILPTLSRKEITQKSMQNRSVFIHTKDLEQSIELMNEIAPEHLEILTPEPFSLLPKIKNAGAIFLGEYASEPIGDYLAGPNHTLPTGGSARFFSPLGVEHFMKKSSIISFSKQAMLELGESCANLAHIEGLQSHQMAVLERLKNLKQL, encoded by the coding sequence ATGAAAAATCTTACGCCAATTTTACACACGCAAGATAGTGGCTTTGAGTGCGCGTTTAAGGAGATTCTCGCGCGCGGTAAGATGGATATTAAAGAAGTGAGTGTGAAAGTGCAAGCACTTTTAGATGAGATTAAAGATGAGGGCGTAAATGCGCTTTTGCGCCATGTGAGTGCATTTGATGGGTGGAATCCAAAGAATTTAGAGGATTTGCTAATTCCTAGTGAGCTTTGCAAAAAAGCCTATGATGTACTTGATAAGGATACTAAAACTGCCCTGCATAGCGCGTTTGATAGAATCTACGCTTTTCACGAAAAGCAAAAAGAAAAAACTTGGATTGATATTGAGCAAAATGGCAATATTTTGGGGCAAAAACTAACCCCAATGCAGCGCGCAGGGTTGTATATCCCCGGAGGCAAGGCGGCTTATCCTAGTTCGCTTTTGATGAATGCGATTCCTGCGATTGTGGCGGGTGTTGAAGAAATTGTCGTTTGCACACCAACACCGCATAATCAGCCAAATGAGTTGCTTTTATGCGCACTGCATCTTTGCGGGATTAAAAAAGTGTATAAAGTCGGTGGGGCAAGCGCTGTGGGATTTATGGCGTATGGGGATTTGGCACATAATATAAAAGGTGTTGATGTCATCACCGGTCCGGGAAATATCTATGTGGCTACGGCTAAAAAGCTTGTGTTTGGCGATGTAAACATTGATATGATTGCGGGTCCAAGCGAAATAGGTGTCATTGCACAAAAGGGTGCAAACGCGCGCTATATCGCGTGGGATTTGCTTTCCCAAGCTGAGCACGATGAGCTGGCAAGCGCGATTTTACTAAGCGATGATTTGGCGTTGATAGAATCTGTACGCGCAGAAATCACGCAGATTTTACCAACGCTTTCACGCAAGGAAATCACGCAAAAAAGTATGCAAAATCGTAGCGTCTTTATCCATACAAAAGATTTGGAACAAAGCATTGAGTTAATGAATGAAATCGCGCCCGAGCATTTGGAGATTCTCACCCCTGAGCCATTTTCGCTTTTGCCAAAGATAAAAAATGCCGGGGCTATTTTTTTGGGAGAATATGCAAGCGAGCCCATAGGCGATTATCTCGCAGGACCCAATCACACATTGCCCACAGGTGGCAGTGCGCGCTTTTTTTCCCCGTTAGGAGTGGAGCATTTTATGAAAAAAAGTTCCATCATCTCTTTTAGCAAGCAAGCAATGCTAGAGCTTGGAGAATCTTGCGCGAATCTAGCGCATATCGAGGGTTTGCAATCTCACCAAATGGCAGTGCTTGAGCGTCTAAAAAACCTCAAGCAATTGTAA
- a CDS encoding RecB family exonuclease produces the protein MQNITIKNIAQTPASEDSLRALTSSTLYVYSSKRSMLTHLQDGRICEPSVLISEFFSKAIFYENRILLPNIARKFILSSVLRSYEFEELRKKGLIFEKSFLAYLQSSEFFLEFFDELFLHNIPIDKIPLHDTHGEYEDHLKILQAIKVRYDAILQAHDFVYKSRNFSLSLNFLGRFKRIKLFVSGVLNPFELEILRAVSEKCEVLLCFELQKQKFWNIFDTQPTLQENTHYEVFFPSGKVLDSHTITKKAYLHAKSLNSRIEQVGAINSQIFQWLKDGVAPEQITLVLPKSNFMRYLQTLDLEHNFNYAFGKPFTQSDFYANLVQILDETLESSAQELAQEPFSKKLEWLKAKVIQSFEPTKKNLANLYQKMLEILSEYACMEEFLGDVNLEELAKYFLQEVQSWNIDDVSGGRINVIEVLESRALKLEYVIIPDCNEAFIPSLKESDLFLNTSLRQQLGIPTIKDKKLLQISYYKHLLQSAKEALVLFVEDEDNARAGFVDELGIEISPNESSIFTHHLTNAQEYKPERYFGALPAHFSPTSFTTFLFCKQKFYFYYLQNLRAQEDVSSAAALGTMLHSILECCYQPYVGKIVDSNALKTIKDSAFAILHKQKQELLSFQIMEFELMEYHLARFFAREEQFITEYGAFEILGLEIVLNAEIEGFHFYGKADRIQRLQNGKVLILDYKYKDKVEATKDDFSLELYKQMYGGADTEILCAFYDIKAGALCWDCVADKGLSKTQTLKNILQEIREDFTLNLEQINTLGNKGVNIAKDSQNMQNAIYGEFTQRDKACNYCDYKMLCGR, from the coding sequence ATGCAAAATATTACAATAAAAAATATCGCACAAACACCTGCTAGCGAAGATTCTCTGCGTGCGCTCACTTCAAGCACGCTTTATGTATATTCCTCCAAACGCTCGATGCTCACACATTTGCAAGATGGGCGCATTTGCGAGCCAAGCGTGCTTATTTCTGAATTTTTTAGCAAAGCAATTTTTTACGAAAATAGGATTCTCTTGCCAAATATCGCGCGTAAATTTATCCTAAGCTCTGTCCTGCGTAGCTATGAATTTGAGGAATTGCGCAAAAAAGGGCTTATTTTTGAAAAAAGTTTTTTAGCATATTTACAAAGCAGTGAGTTTTTTTTGGAATTTTTTGATGAGCTTTTTTTGCATAATATTCCAATCGACAAAATCCCACTGCACGATACTCATGGCGAATATGAGGACCATCTAAAGATTTTGCAAGCAATCAAGGTGCGCTATGATGCCATTTTGCAAGCACATGATTTTGTGTATAAAAGTCGCAATTTTAGCCTTTCTTTGAACTTTTTAGGGCGATTTAAGCGCATTAAGCTTTTTGTCTCTGGCGTGCTTAATCCTTTTGAGTTAGAGATTTTACGCGCAGTGAGTGAAAAATGTGAGGTGCTTTTGTGCTTTGAATTGCAAAAGCAAAAATTTTGGAATATTTTTGACACGCAACCTACATTGCAAGAAAATACACATTATGAGGTATTTTTTCCAAGTGGAAAGGTGCTAGATTCTCATACTATTACCAAAAAAGCGTATTTGCACGCCAAAAGCCTCAATTCTAGGATTGAGCAAGTAGGCGCGATAAATTCTCAAATCTTTCAATGGCTCAAAGATGGAGTTGCACCCGAGCAAATCACGCTAGTGCTACCAAAAAGCAATTTTATGCGCTATTTGCAGACGCTTGATTTGGAGCATAATTTTAATTACGCCTTTGGCAAGCCTTTTACGCAAAGTGATTTTTACGCAAATCTTGTCCAAATTTTAGATGAGACTTTAGAATCTAGCGCGCAGGAGCTAGCACAAGAGCCTTTTAGTAAAAAGTTAGAATGGCTTAAGGCTAAAGTCATCCAAAGCTTTGAGCCTACTAAAAAAAATCTTGCAAATTTATATCAGAAAATGCTTGAGATCCTCAGTGAATATGCGTGTATGGAGGAGTTTTTGGGCGATGTAAATTTAGAAGAGCTGGCAAAATATTTCTTGCAAGAAGTGCAATCTTGGAATATCGATGATGTGAGCGGGGGACGCATTAATGTGATAGAAGTGTTGGAATCACGCGCGTTGAAGCTTGAATATGTGATTATCCCTGATTGTAATGAGGCGTTTATCCCAAGCCTTAAAGAAAGCGATTTATTTTTAAATACTTCCTTGCGCCAACAGCTTGGAATCCCAACGATTAAGGACAAAAAGCTCTTGCAAATTAGCTACTACAAGCATTTATTGCAAAGCGCAAAAGAAGCACTCGTGCTGTTTGTAGAGGACGAAGATAATGCGCGCGCGGGCTTTGTAGATGAGCTAGGAATAGAAATATCCCCAAATGAAAGCAGTATTTTCACCCATCATCTCACAAACGCGCAAGAATACAAGCCAGAGCGCTATTTTGGCGCTTTACCTGCACACTTTTCCCCCACAAGTTTTACGACATTTTTATTTTGCAAGCAAAAATTTTATTTTTATTACCTGCAAAATCTCCGCGCACAAGAAGATGTATCGTCAGCAGCCGCACTTGGCACGATGTTACATAGCATTTTGGAGTGTTGCTATCAGCCCTATGTTGGCAAAATTGTGGATTCAAACGCGCTTAAAACAATTAAAGATTCTGCGTTTGCAATTTTGCATAAACAAAAGCAGGAATTGCTTTCCTTTCAAATTATGGAGTTTGAGCTTATGGAATACCACTTGGCACGATTTTTTGCGCGCGAGGAGCAGTTCATTACAGAATATGGTGCATTTGAAATTCTAGGTTTAGAGATTGTGCTAAATGCAGAGATTGAAGGCTTTCATTTTTATGGTAAGGCTGATAGAATCCAACGCCTACAAAATGGCAAAGTGCTGATTTTAGACTATAAATATAAGGATAAAGTCGAGGCAACAAAAGATGATTTTAGCCTTGAGCTTTACAAGCAAATGTATGGCGGGGCGGATACGGAGATTCTCTGCGCGTTTTATGATATTAAAGCTGGTGCGTTGTGCTGGGACTGCGTGGCAGATAAAGGACTTTCAAAAACGCAGACACTTAAAAATATTTTGCAAGAAATCCGCGAGGATTTTACCTTGAATTTAGAGCAAATAAATACGCTAGGAAATAAGGGTGTAAATATCGCCAAAGATTCCCAAAATATGCAAAATGCCATATATGGGGAATTTACCCAAAGAGACAAAGCGTGCAATTATTGCGATTACAAGATGCTTTGCGGAAGGTAG
- a CDS encoding DUF2018 family protein, giving the protein MDLEDLELFGKPPLEKWKEVILNASPTLVGAELERIIELLSIIELFLEQKGMDSKELEYFICSLNEEQKEHLHAMKESLAIESMGKILGNYE; this is encoded by the coding sequence ATGGATTTAGAGGATTTAGAGCTTTTTGGTAAGCCCCCGCTTGAAAAATGGAAAGAAGTTATTTTGAATGCTTCGCCAACGCTTGTAGGTGCGGAGCTTGAGCGCATTATTGAGCTTTTAAGTATTATTGAGCTTTTTTTGGAGCAAAAGGGTATGGATTCTAAGGAATTAGAGTATTTTATTTGTTCTTTGAATGAGGAGCAAAAAGAGCACTTGCACGCGATGAAAGAGAGTCTTGCTATTGAATCTATGGGAAAAATTTTAGGGAATTATGAATAG